The sequence GCGATACGGCAGAGTGCAACTCTGCGCTACGAGCTTTGTCGTCCCTCCCGCGGACCAAGCAGTGCCTATGGCGAGTTGACCTTGTCACCGGCCGGCGGCGGGGGAGCCAAGCTGGGACTGAAATGTCCTTTGGGGAGACGGCCACGTGAAGTTCAGCACCGCGCCCGCAGCGTTCGACGTCAAATTGTGGGGAGGCGCCGGGGGCAATCCTTCCGATCAGACTCCGGGCGACAATCCCACCAAGTGCCGAACGATCGTGAGCTTTCTGCGGCCGTGACAAACTCACTTATTTATGCCCATGATAGGACTTGGACCGCGACGCAGGACGCCATCTCGGATCTCGAATTCAAGGTTTCCACCCAGCAGAAAGACGCCCTGGCGGCCAAGTTGAGCGCGCGCGGCGCCGGGGACAAAAAGATCCAGGTTGATCTGAAACGGTTGTCGGACAAAGAACTGAAATCCGAGTCCGAGTTGGAACGTTCGGCGACGAATCAATTTCCCGTCAGGTGCTTGAGAAGATTAAGAAGCGGCTTTGATTGAGCCTGTTGAAATCTGAGGCGGGCCTTTGAAGCGCTTCCGTTCGAGTCCGAACCAGACGATCAGCAGCAACGCAACCGCGCCCCCCACGATCCCCACCGCCTGTTGGTTGGGCGGCTGCATCCCGATCACGATCAGACCCACGCAGCCCAGCGTCGAAACTACGGCCAGAGGCCGATACCAACGCCCCAGTTGCCACGGACCCATCCGCGTCCAGGTGCGTCCGTGCGCGAAGAATCCCGCCGCGACGGGCAAGACGTACGAGATGTAGAGGAAAATGACGCACACGG comes from Verrucomicrobiota bacterium and encodes:
- a CDS encoding DUF3568 family protein, yielding MQRRVKALYTVQIVGLTTDRPENRSADFQSAVSPISNRQGAGKSQRARTGRRPAEHNSAIRQSATLRYELCRPSRGPSSAYGELTLSPAGGGGAKLGLKCPLGRRPREVQHRARSVRRQIVGRRRGQSFRSDSGRQSHQVPNDRELSAAVTNSLIYAHDRTWTATQDAISDLEFKVSTQQKDALAAKLSARGAGDKKIQVDLKRLSDKELKSESELERSATNQFPVRCLRRLRSGFD